In the Salvia splendens isolate huo1 chromosome 16, SspV2, whole genome shotgun sequence genome, TTGGTTAGGCATGGACGAATGGAGCCGCATCTCATCCTTATGAAAAAAGAATTCTTGTTTTGCGTGAttttagagaaaaaaagtttatccaaatgattttttttttataagagGAATCACATTAAGATTATTTACATGTTTAAAAAGAAATATACCAATGCTATTAGAGTTTTAAAGAGTAGACTGGGCCAAAGGCCACCCGcgacgcgttacgcgggtggcccgtattttGTTCATGCGTGACGAAATCggggcgggacgcgttgcaacgtcTCGTCCCGTCACCAGTCCCGTTCCACCGTGACGAAACGCGGGACGGCTCGCCatgcgccgaggcgacgtggcgcgctcccaggccatgcgtgacgcccactcgccggcccgcgagtgggattcgtcacgctgacgcaataaatcattttttttaaaaaattcgaattaaaatataaaaaaaaattggcaaacggtaatgttaccgtttttatagccgtttccaatttttttttaccatataaatactcctaattcatcctcatttcacacacaactacacatctattcttcccaaatcatctccatttcctctccaattttcatctcaaatcatctctcttttattcttcccccaaatttaatcgatctcatggatccgtatgagcaaatgcgtcgaataatgaaagaatcacttgaagaagatcgacgccgggagagTAGCAATCCAAGCAATCCGGTAATAAAATGTGTACGAGCAATACGGTAATCTCTTCCAGCAATCCAAGCACCAGTTTGCGTCCGTGTTATATCGTCCCACTCGATATTATCATCCATAACCTGGCCAGTTTAAGAAAGCATTCAACAGCAGATACAGATTAGCAATATTGTTATCCTAACTAACTATGGCAAGACTGAATATCGCATATGCAATCTAGAAAAGATCCAACTTAAAAATCAAAAGTAGCAAGGATGTGATTTTTGAGAAACAAGGTAAAGACATGAGTCCTAAGAAAAGTAGCATAATATCATGGGAAAGAATTTACTAACAGCATGTATGGATGGATGTATTACCTCTACATGTTCAAGGGGCAATGGAATTCCAATACTCTGCATACTTGTCTGGGGAAGGGGGCGCTTAACACAAGACCATCGGAATACATCCACGACAGTGTTTTCACCATCGACAACACTTCGTTCACCATTAATGGAATGTGCGTAGTTAATTTGAGGTCTTCCAGTTTCAGATGCTGTTCCAGCTTTTACTACCTTCTCTCGATTAAAGCATAGTTCATACCTGTAGATAGCTCCATTGTAGTTCATATTAAAAATAAACTCAACTCAACCCCCACAACTAGTAAACTGAAGAGAACATGATGTTGTACAACCCCAAGAGTCATTCCTATGATCCTGTATAGCATATGAATGACAAAAAGAGTTgagaattaatataataaaatctaCTACTTGGTAAGGAAATCAAACTAGAAGGTAGAAAATCTGCTGATAATGTGATTTAAATTTTACCCAAAATATATACCTGCGAAAATGAGTCTCTACATATAGCACTTTTCCCCTCTTTAAGCGTGCCGATGTAAAGTGGGACCTTTTTGGACCTTTGTCAGCAACCGCATTCATGCTGTATTTCAGCCTAAATAAACCAGAAATCAATAATAAGGGAAAAATCACAGGTAGAAATAAAAAGGAGTACAGCAATTGGTATACCATCCCATTTTTAGCCTATTAGATAATTCACCAGGATCATTGTTGATAATAACAAAAACAGTAATCACTTCGGAATATCTATGACAATAATTTATGACAGATATTGTTACATGAAAAAGCAATCTAAATAAGAAGTGTGCATAGAATTTGATGGAGTTTAACCTTAACTTAACTAGCCCAGGTAGAATATATTTGCAATCCACATATCCAGCCATTCACAAAGATAGTGCTAATTAAACggggctaataataataaaaaaaaaacttgatgCCAAAACCGTATAAGAGTTCAAATAGTACAGTTGAAGAGCGCATAACATACCAAGGCTCCATGCAGAGGTTGAACTGAGCTGTTACTTCACGGACAAACTTTTGCTGGCGTAATGCATTCTGGAAAAAACAGatgtaaatttatttattttatgattttttttattgagggAGTGGGTGTTAGGTTAAGCTATTCACAAGGACAGAGAAGGTAACGTATTCCTTATCAATAACAAAGATGTGTGTGCTTGGAGATGATAGAGTAGATAGAACATCACGATGCAATTACCGAAGCTGCAGCTCTAGTAGTCATTTTGCGCTCCAAAGTAACTGGAATTAAAGTAGGCTCCATAATTGATGATTGTGTAAGACAAGGTTTAAGATCAACAATCACACCTTCTTTCTGATAAAGAAGCACACCAGATCAATATAAGTAAATgagttaatactccctctgtcccaaagCATCGTTCATTTCTTTCCATTTTGGTACGCCTCACAACAGCattcattttccatttttgggCTCTAACCCACCACAAACCTTTTATCTTTACCCTTACTTTATCAACTTATTCACAATATCACCAACCATGGCTCACCACTAACTTTCTCCACTAACCACACATTACCTACAATTTTTTACTCATGCCACAAAAAGTGATTAATGTTTCTctaggacagagggagtactaaatagctgagagagagagagagagagagagagagagagagagagagagagagagagagcaaagGCAAACACGAATATAGCAAGTTAGTAACAACCATTACAAAGCAACATCGCTCAACACGATAGCTGCAACCAATGGCTGCACCCCATGCACGGGAACGGACATTATTCCTCAGTGTAGAAATATAACCTGACAGATTTAATGAAATAGAGTCAATTATCACAAAGCGTAGAACCCacagagaaataaaaaaatatcacgCTCTTCAGTTCATCAGGTCAATATTCTCGTATAGGGATGTAATGCTTCCTAGAAAGATACTACTTTTTAGCAAAGCATCAACTTTTAAATGAAAAAGGTATAGTGACTAATGAAGTCTAACATGGAAAGGAAAACATACATCTAAAGCACACAGAGAAACATATACTCCACTACTCAATATGATGTATACTAGTTTAACAGTTGCACAAAATACTAAGGTCCATCCACTCACATTTCTTCACATAAGAAACCTTGATGCCTGTGAATATACTTCGGGTATAACAAGTTAACaacaaatgataataatgatACTCCTAGACTCGTAGTAGATAAAGTTATGTATATTGAGGTAATGGAAGCATCAATAGGTTCACTGACATTCACTAGCCACAAGTGCTATAGTCCAGGTAAACTATGTTATGAGCAGGCACTCTCTCCTACCCTCTTTTCTTCGTGTACTGCTATTTCTATTGAGCAAGTGTGAAAGAAGTTTTACATTGACATGCATTACATTTAACAATCAGAAGTCAGGACTTATGGAAACATCTGCTGAAAGAGCATGAATAATTTATGACTGGTTATATATAGAACATACTATCTTGTGGTGGCAGCACTCTGATGGTAGCCCTTAACTCCTGAGTAGTAGATGAAGGGGGAGAAGCTGTGGGGCGACAATATCCTGTATGCATCAGAACTAAACGAGAGTGTTTAATGTTAGTCGAAGTAGCATCAAGTACATCTTGATTGTGCAACATAAAGAAGCTGAAATCCAACCAAAAAAATAACAGAAAAGTGAAAGCTGCAATATATGACACTGAACATACCAGCCACCAAATCAGAGTCCACCGTATACACATCAGTCCCCCCAAAGCTGACCACATCTCACCTGCACAGGAATGACGGTAAAGtataaaagaaatgtgtcacaaGAAGGAAAGTTAAGAAGTGTGCACTGTTTTGTGGGACACCCTAAAATGGCTATGTGTGCACTATTTTctgggatggagggaatatCTTTATTAGTCAATTCATCATTTGGAGAACAAGATGCAGAATTTAAGCTACTAagcatttatttttttcggtCTGAAGATATAAAAACCGATTGCTACCCACAATTAAGTTAAGTCCTTGATTTTGAACCCTCGCAAACTTACTAAAGCATGTATCTCATGCTTATACTACAGTTTGTAATGCATGTAGTAATATGAACTACATAAAATTTAGTCTACTTTTATATTGAATATTAAGCTATAATAAAGTAGTActgttaagaatattagtattctgtcccacatcggtgatgtgacatagcctagcttagtctctagaactatatatatgtggcctgtgttgagtaataaaatacaccaaatacactactactttctctactatgtctatttacttttccgcttatatctatattttactgttctacatAGTATCAGAGCGGATTCGAATCCGTCTctagaaaattagggtttccaaaacaaaaaaaggaaCTAAATCAGGGTTTCTGCCGCTGCCCGCTCTACTATCCCCACCCTGCTCTTCCGTCACTACTCTACTCTACCCGAAATTATGTTTTGTTCTGCTCTAATGCGCTATTATGCCCAAACTAGGGTTTACGGTGTTGCTGCTCTACTCTGCAGAAATTTGGGTTTCTACCACTACTATATTGCACAACTGCTCTTCTCTTCCCGAACTAGGGTTTCTGACGTTGCTACATTCTGCACTATTATGGTTCTGCTATACCACTCTTTCCGAAATTACAGTGCTCTACTCCGCTACTCTGCCCAAACTAGGATTTTTACGTTGCTGTATTCTGCGCTATTATTTGCATGCTGTTCAACTCCTGCTCCGTTGCTCTGCGCGGTATTATCTACCTGCGCTCTTACTTGCTTTTTATCTACCTGCGCTCTTGTCAGCAGTTATTATTCTACTCCTACAGTTGTCCTCCTGCTACAGTTGCTACTACGCTACAACTGTCACTACTACGCTGCATCTACTACTTCTGCTCTACAGTTGCTACTCTGCTGCAACTGTCAATGCCTGCATCTGCTACTTCTGCTACAGTTGCAACAACTGCCCTACAgctgctactctgctacagcTGATACTACTACCTGCATCTGCTACAGTTGCAGGTACTGTCCAgctgctactctgctacagcTGACACTAACTACCATGCATCTTCTACTCTGCTACAGTTGCTACTACTGCTCTGCATCTGCTACTACTGCCCTATAGCTTCTACTCTGCTACAGCTACTACTACTCTGCCTTGAAGCTCTACTTATGCAACAGCTGCAACTACTACTACCCTATAGTTTCGGCTACTACTATTGCTGCCGATGTTTGAGGAAAAACATTTTTGAGAACTTTGTACCAAGCTGGCCAATATAGATGTTccagcttgagggggagtgtaaagaatattagtattctgtcccacataggtgatgtgacatagcctagcttagtctcttgtactatatatatgtggcctgTGTTGAGTAATTAAATACACcaaatacactactactttctctactatgtctatttacttttccacttatatctatattttactgttctacaaGTACATTTACAAGTGTAAAACAGCCAAACATATATGAAAATCATATAAAAGAAATGAGTTTTTAATGCTAGGAAATGGGCAAAAGCATGGTAAATTAATAAGGCATGAACATCTCAGGATTCAAAAGTATGAATTACCTATAGATAGGAGATTCAGAAATACAAGTGGAATCTATAAAGTTCAATCGGTGACTGGGGCCACATACGAAGTATGAGCATCAGGAAAACATATAATCATCTTACTTGCCGATTAGTAGCAGTAACATGTTCTGCTGGTATGCAAATTTCTAAAGTCAGGCCATTTTGAGCGCCATCACATGCTTTATCAGCTTGCAATGATTCATATTCCTTCCACAATTTTATGAGTTCTTGCATGCACTCACCAATTTTATAAACAACACAGGACACGCCAGTTTTACCTGCAAATGGACATCATGGATTCAAGATAAACACTATGATGTAACAGGAAATCTCATATAAAATCATAAAGAGTGCAACGTGGTATATTCGATGCCCTAGGTAGTATCAGAAACTATGGGAGAAAAAAAGCAAATAGACAGAGCAAACCCAGAATATTATGTAGGAAACTCCTGCTATTGAAGATACCATGAATTCGCTGCATTATAGTATTCATTGAAAGCAAAGTTCAAGAAAATTTAGCACTACTGCTAAATGCTTTGATCAGGTACTTTTCATGGCCATGTTAATCATGAAGTACTCCTCTAAGAGAAAATGTAATGCAAACCAGAAATCCAAGTTAATTATGCAAATGGAAGGTTACAATCATCCAGTCCAATTTGAGCATTACCTTGTGACCTGCAGAAAggtcaaaacaaacaaaacataacAGAGAAGAGTTAGGAACATCTCTGCAAGAGAAGTCAAACAAGAAAACCAAGCAGTAAGTGCACCACATCATTAAACTATAGATACAGGATATCCGATATGAACAATCAAAGGAACTCATGATAAGTAAAATGCAAGTAAATAAATCACCATGTTACTCAATTACTCATGCTTAATCATACCACAAAAAATTATGATGTGCAGAATTACATGGACTAATCATCAACGGCACAACCAGGGCAGGGATGGAAGGAATGAAAAAGAGAATTGATACCTATAGTAAAATCTGTCTCTTCTACGGGAAGGGGTTTATATCCtttaaattaatgaaaataaagtTCCAAGTTGTCGTATTTAGGTGGTTGGGGAGCTGGGGGGGTCTACAAGTAACAAATAATTTTCAATAGTGTGGCACGTGAACTTTGGTAACAAAGGAATGTATATGAAGGCTTCTGGGTACATTAATTTCATCTTGAATATTTCTTTAGCTGGTTGAAAGCGGATTAATTCTATCCAAGAGTTCCCTCAAGAGAAGGCAATTGGGAGCACAAAATTCTTTGTTAACGGGAAGGTAACTATGAATTGTTCTCTCATTTTACCGATGAGTATCTTATCTTTTATCTAACTTATGTAACAAACAATTCTTACACTCCCTCTCCAGTGACTTGGCAACAGTGGGGAGCATTGAATCTTAAGAACACATTACCATTAAGTCTCTCCCCTCCATTTAAGAAAATGTGTATCTCGACAAAAGTGCATAAGCATTAACTAGTACATGAATTCTAAGAGGCCGATTTCGTACAAACGACAAACAAATACGGAATTAATCTAATTTAGGCAAAGAAGTTCAAATCTACTTATCGGAACATATGTTACCTCTGAGAAGAAGACGGTGtttgatagagagagaaagagagttcaATGAAATTTCTGTCAAGGGAACTGCCAAGCCTATTTTACTTTCTTTGGGATTgggaaatatttttgtttaactAGAATTGGGTTAAGATTGTTGGTCATAAATCATTAAATGGAAAAAAGGAGGGAATTTAAAAGTGTTCCTAAAACTGAACACTGGCCATTTATTGCAGACATAAATGCTTTTTCATGATATAAAATTTGTGCCCCCACACCACACCCCTAATTTTGTTCCCCGGTCCAAgcacataaaattaaatcaattgtaTCTGTTAGCATGACTATCATagcatatatacatatacaggGTATGGTTCTCATAAAAACTTCTTATTGTGAGAACTAAGATAGAACTCTTACACTAACCTGTTAAGCATTTCGCAATATTTGCTCAGTGAATTCATTTATAGGTTCGGTGCAACAATTCTCTTACATATAAGGTTTGATGTCTACATGATCTTCAAATTTGATAAATGTATAGGTTTATTTCCATGGTATCAACTCTATAATTTTATAAGTCTGCTTGTATCAAATAATGGACAAGAATTGACAAAGTGGCATAAATCTAGGAGCAATTTTTGACACACTAGTCTATTAAATATTAGGGCTTCCTCCAAACAACTCCAACCAACATTGATTAGCTTCCATTTTGGCACAAAGTCCATGCAGCTGTAGTTATTCATTCAAACCAACTCTGGACTTCATTTTATCCCCATTTTTACCTTCGAATCCCCCCGTCATCTTAAATACTTTATGTTTAGTAACTGTTAACATTTGTAATAAGCATATTGGAAATAGTcaataaatgaaaaatgtaaAGGTAAcatccatttatggtaaaaaatgaTCTTGAGGGGTTGGGGATGGTTTACAGCAAATGATTCATTTCAATGCATAAGCCAAATAAGACACAACACAGGGAGATGTTCTTAATAACACATATTTCATGCATAAAGTGTTAATAGGATTCTAGACTATCAGAAAGACCAATTTAAGATGAAAATGGCAGCAGATACGTAGTTTGGCAAATTCTCTTTTTTTGCTCATCCACAGAAGAGTGCCGCTGAGGGCTATAATTTGTCTTTCCTTGCAACTCCAATTTCATATACAGATATATTAACACATTAGAAGCGCTAATTGCCACATACCAATCTGATGAAAGATATATGTGGCAAAGTTAAGCTCCCACCACCATGCCACAAATGCACTCGGAATTAAAAGCTGTCATAGTGAAAAGGGAAAGATAATAAAATCATACCCTTCATTATTATTGGAACCAGATCTAAAACGTGAATCGTGATTCCCCAATTGAGGACTACCTCTTGGCAGCAGCATTCTTTTTCTCTGCTGAACCCCACAATCTTCTCTTTCTCGTTCAGTACCTCCTTCAACTTGCATACTGTCTTCTAGTTCTTTTTCATAATACCTAATGTGTTTATCGGGTCTATCTGATTCTAAATCAACATCCCTTTCCTTCTTTTTGTCTCTTGCCTCCCGGTCAACATTTTTCCACTATCATGATCTTTCTTCTTCAGTTCCAAAGAGAAGTTTCCCTGTTTACTAAATTTTCCAGGAACCTTCTCATTCTGAGGAGCCTCTTTTTCCGACCCATTCAACAACTCCTTCACattatctttttccttttctggCTCTTTCTTTTCAATTCCCCCCCTCTCAGACTCTCTTTCCTCCTTTCCCATATCTTTGGTCTCATTAATGTTATTATCATGCTGCAAGATGTTCTGGCAATCACTTCTTTCTTTATCTATTTCCCCCCCAAATCCCAGTGCTTCACTTCTTTACGCTTTCTATCTTTGTCTTTTAGCTTGTCATCAACTTTTGTATCGACCTTGTTCTCCCCAACTGCTTCACAAGCTTCAGAAAAGTCCTTATCATCAACATGCAAAACTTCATTACCAGCATCTGTTGGGCCATGCAAGCTACCTAGCGATGTATTCCCGGTTTCGGCATTTCCTCCTGGGACATCAGGATATTGTTTCAGACGGTGTTGTTCTTTCACATATTTCAAATTCAACTGGCTGCTGGATCCACTACAACCATCCTTATCTAGCTTCTCATTGCCCTTAGGTTCAGAATACGTGCCTCTTCCATGTTTTGATTCTTTATTATCATCACATCTGCCATCATGTTTATCAGATTTGGCAGTCTGTGGCAAATCCCTGGATTCAGACTTCATGTTGCGACTCTCGACTTTAACCTCTTTGATGCTGTGTTTGGAATCTGTGAACTCCATCCTGCTCTCTGAACCAACATGATCCGAGCGTGAATCATTTGGGGTTGGAACCCTGAGTAACATATTAGCAAGCAACGGTGATCTCCGATCTGCATCACGAGACTCATTGTTACGCGGTGCAATCTTAGGCACAACAACCTACACCAGAATATGTTCCCTGGTCATCATGTGGATTCTTTAAAACAGATGCGTGACTGTGATTGACACTACCACCAGCAATGCCGCTGCCATTGCCCCCTTCTTCATGAGGCCTTCTGTTAGGAGTTTCACTCATCTTTCAGTCAATTGAATAACctaaataaaagagagaaacaTAGTCCAGCAATTAATGGCCGACGCGTGCTTTAGAACAAAAAATCTGGCAGCAGATTAGCAACAGTCAATAAATTCCACCGTATATTTTTCATAGAAATCATCTTTTATGGACTTATAGTGGACCCTTATGCACTTGGAATCACATTCAAGGTTGCcttcaaaatcttattttagcAGATTTACCCAACACTTAATAAATTTGGCAAAAACAAGTCATTAAACCAAGCAACTTAGCAGATTTAGCTCGACTTATGGAAAAGATGCTTCGATCGTTAGAATGTTAACCGAGCAACGGAGCTTAAAAAATCAGTGATGAAAGCAAGGTTGAGAAAATTAGTGAAAAATATCAAGGCAAGGTCCTCAACCCCTTCCAACGACCAATTATATAAAAAGACTAAATTAGGGCATGGAAACACTAACGAATTCAAACATTCCAGCAAAAACGGTATGCATATTCCATTTTTTGCATTGAAACGACAATGAAAAGGAGCACATTTAGGTAAAACATACCTCCGCAGCGGGGAAGAAGGAATTGAATTGGTTTGAGGAGCAAGTGCTTTTCTTCAGTCTGTAATAGATTTGAGAGGTTTCGTTTCGTGGCTTGTTAAAGAGATTGAAGAAGCTCGTCGTCTACGACATGAACGACAGCGAGGATCCGTTGCATAATATTTAATgcagtatttattttatttatatttatagctacacgtgataaaataaaataaaataaaataaaataaaaggcgGCTAAAGGTCTGACCAAAATCAAAATCCCTAACAATGGAAGGAAGCTGCAGATGAGAAATTCGCCGGATAATTGGTCTTCGTCTTCCTCCTCCGGCAATTGAAAATGGATCCAGAGCAGACCTTTATTCGGGTGCAGGAGCGCTTTTCTGAGATGCTCACCCCCAATATCAGAGCAAAGCTCGAGTACTTTTTCCTCTTATTGGCAATTACCCTCTTCTCTATCCTCGTTGTTATGCACGCCAATTATGTTCAGCAGGTTTCCTCCttaatctctctcttcttcttcttctctaatTGCACAAAATTTGTGGTTTGGTGTTGTTGATCAAATTATTTACTGTTTCCTGTGGGCATCATCGTTTCAGTTCCATATTTGCATCTTTACCCCTTTTACTGTATTATTATCATTGAATGCTGCAGCCTGGCTGTTCCAGTGAGTTCCCTAGTGCCCATATGTCTGATGCCCAGCTTATTCAGATTAAGGTATGAAATgatccttcttttttttttttttatcgaaatCATGCTCTTCTCCAACGTGCAAAACATTCTTGTTCGACTGATTATGACAGCTTCTTAGTTTTATTTGCTCTCTTTCAGATCACCAGCGCTGGCTTGTGGTCACATAATGAGCCCATTAATCAAGAAATAGACGCGCATGCTAAAGAAACTGGCGCTGAAAGTGAAGAACATACCAATGTGGACGGGGGCGGTTCACCTCATTTGGCTGCAGATTCGTGGTTGAGCTGGATAAGCTCTGATGCAAAGATGATGAAATCTCGACTACAATTTTGGAAGACTGACAATGATGTTTTAGAATCCCAAAGAGAAAGTTCTATCAGCTGTGAAAGGTTTAAGCCACCATCTGATGATGTGCCTCGGAATAAGTTTTTCGTTTCGCCAAAAGAATCTCTTAGGGCGGCTATATTTCATATTGGTAGAAAGTGGCATGGCCgtttgtctttctttctcagaTTAGCAAGGCGAACTCTTGGAGGTTTATGGGTCAGATTATGATGATATATTTCTTCCTTTCCCTTTCTGTGAATTGGTTACCAATGATGTCAGGAATCCATATACATCTTTTCTTTAAGAGATTATTTTATGCAGCAGACAGACTTTGCAAAAAAGCTCTTATTAACCGTAGCTGCACATCCATGCAGGACATTGCTggtattaatttgaattttgatattCCCAAGTGGTTAAGGATCTTACATTTGGATAGGTTCAACTCCTACGCAGGTAAATGCTTTCACTGCTCATGTATTTACTAGATTTTTGGTGACATTTGGTGCATGGTTCCAGTCCATTCAACTTCGAATAATGAGATTTTAGCTCTTTTGTTTTGCAATCCCATGGAATTTGTTATCACTTCCCTCTGTAACCTAATTTGTAATGGAGTATGTTAGATTATCCTTAATCCTAGCATGCTTTGTTTCAAAGTCTCCTAAACTTTGGTTAAGGTTCTTACATGAGTTCTTGAGTGTGTATTGCTTCTGAGGGTGCTGCCTTGTAGACATTTTAAGAGTATAAGAAACCATTCATCTCATGCAACCttattgtactttttattaCTATCTCAGTGCAGTGTCTAGAGAAGAGAAGCAAGGCATTTGAACCAGCTTATTTGTATACCATGGAAAAGGTTTATTTGATAAGTATTTTCTTGTTTACTTTTCAGCATCGAGCTACCCTGTTGTGGTGAATAATATTGGTATTTGGTAATTTACATTTTGCCTCCGGAATTTTTCAAGATTTTCCCTCCAGGAGGCAGAGCGTCATTTACCCTTCTCTGTCAGCTTTTTTTTTACGTGATGACTTCTTGTGTAGGGTTATTTTTTGTTGCCTGAAGAAGCTAGATCAAGGCATGGAATTCATACAGTTAATATCAGTATTTCAGCTCGACATAATTGCTTTGGCAATCGGTAAtatagtttttctttttcttgcatTCTAAATGAAAAGACTGTCCGTTTaattgatattttgtttttgCATAGTTTGAGCTAAGGTTTCAACGTCTTTATTCTACTTTGTACACAGAATTAGGTTATCTTTTCTTGTGATATAAAAAAGAGGCTCTGCTTTATGCTGTTACTACACAGTCCCTTTCACTCAGATATTCATTTCATTGACATTTTTACTGGGCTAGCTGTGGAGAGTTGTATGATTCTTTGAATTAGACATATCTGCATGATTTTAGCAATGTGATAGTATTAGCTTACTACTCACTTAGTATATGTATAGAGCACATTTGACATTAAACtagaattcaaatttcaaaacgAATCAAATTTGCATGCAGACCTTACCAAAGTTGTTCACAGTTCACAATACATGAATTGGAGTAGAAGATAGCAAGTTAACTTGATATATGTATTCTGCTTCCAGTAAAATTTATTTACTTGAAATACGGATAGTTGTGCCATTAGCACATTAAGACAACTAACCTATTATGTTTCTAGCTACTAACGTTAAATTTATATGGTGGTTTTTGTTCAGGTGGCAGCAGTTGTTGATAAACAGGGTAGTAGGATATGACACTATTTTGATGAATAGTTTATTGAATTCACCTGGCCAAGGTACCAAGTTTCTGTGCtcttagttattgttcaaagCTTGGAAATTTCTTGGTTTTGCTCTTTCATAAAACCACACTGATTATTGTGTAACAGACTGCCATCTCTAACTTGATTCTTGCACTGCTCTTCTGCCACATATCTATCTCTGAGTTAATGGGTTTTGTCAAATCAGCCAATTTATAGTGTGAATTTATTACTCGTAACCTTTAAAATACTTGTTTCATATGACTTAATATGATTTTGCTATCTTGATCAAGTAAGGCATAGCTAGCCTAGAGTACTATTAGTATGTGTTTCCTTCCATTATACTAGATGTTTTGCAATTTGGGCAGGTTACCTTTACAATTACCAAACAAAGGAGTTCTATAACCTTACCTATGCTCACGAGCAGCCTGAAAGTTCTGCAAAATTCGGAGGTTAATTGTTTTACCATTTCCTCACTAGATTCAGACATATCTAATCTgtcttttaaaaattaaatatgttaCATGATAATAAAACATGACATGCTCTTCTTCTGCTGTCCTTTGCAGACTATCTTGTGA is a window encoding:
- the LOC121771767 gene encoding membralin-like protein At1g60995 translates to MDPEQTFIRVQERFSEMLTPNIRAKLEYFFLLLAITLFSILVVMHANYVQQPGCSSEFPSAHMSDAQLIQIKITSAGLWSHNEPINQEIDAHAKETGAESEEHTNVDGGGSPHLAADSWLSWISSDAKMMKSRLQFWKTDNDVLESQRESSISCERFKPPSDDVPRNKFFVSPKESLRAAIFHIGRKWHGRLSFFLRLARRTLGGLWDIAGINLNFDIPKWLRILHLDRFNSYAVQCLEKRSKAFEPAYLYTMEKGYFLLPEEARSRHGIHTVNISISARHNCFGNRWQQLLINRVVGYDTILMNSLLNSPGQGYLYNYQTKEFYNLTYAHEQPESSAKFGDYLVTKCGVLMMSLFVFFTTTMSVSFTLRETQTRMLKFTVQLQHHARHRLPTFQLIFVHVIESLVFVPIMIGILFFLFEFYDDQLLAFMVLILVWICELFTLISVRTPISMKFFPRFFLLYFLVFHIYFFSYTYGFSYLALSTSAAFMQHLVLYFWNRFEVPALQRFMQNRRSHFQQHPDFHITSSTVLASTLRITRLNTRNPGAVNSDMAPGPVPRGGGTPRNAPTGPEEQPPNRVGNPLNLGEQPVLHQPEGGGNPGAMSSFSSLLLWILGGASSESLNSFLSIFRDFRDQGQVYAEPPQQENRAAQNNE